Proteins encoded together in one Orcinus orca chromosome 13, mOrcOrc1.1, whole genome shotgun sequence window:
- the IL1A gene encoding interleukin-1 alpha isoform X1 produces the protein MAKVPDLFEDLKNCYSENEAYSSEIDHLSLNQKSFYDTSYEPLRQDCIDKYMSLNTPETSKTSKLTFKENVMMVAANGKILKNRWLSLNQFLTDDDLEDIADDTEEEIIKPRSAHYSFQSNMKYNFIKLIQQQYILNDALHQSIVLHPSGQYLMAAALNNLDEAVEFDIAAYTSGDDTQLPVTLRISKTQLFVCAQNEGEPVLLKEMPETPQTIKDETDLLFLWSNHGSMQHFKSVAHPKLYFATKGEKLVHLARGPPSIIDFQL, from the exons TGAAAATGAAGCATACAGTTCCGAAATTGACCATCTGTCTCTGAATCAG AAGTCCTTCTATGATACAAGCTATGAACCACTTCGTCAGGACTGCATAGATAAATATATGTCTCTGAATACCCCTGAAACCTCTAAGACATCCAAGCTTACCTTCAAGGAAAATGTGATGATGGTGGCAGCCAACGGGAAGATTCTGAAGAACAGATGGTTGAGTTTAAATCAGTTCCTCACCGACGATGACCTGGAAGACATTGCCGATGATACAGAAGAAG AAATCATCAAGCCCAGATCAGCACATTACAGCTTCCAGAGCAACATGAAATACAACTTTATCAAGCTCATCCAACAGCAATACATCCTGAATGACGCCCTCCATCAAAGTATAGTTCTACATCCGTCAGGTCAATACCTCATGGCTGCTGCATTAAATAATCTGGATGAGGCAG TGGAATTTGACATAGCTGCTTATACATCAGGAGATGATACTCAACTTCCTGTGACTCTAAGAATCTCAAAAACTCAACTGTTTGTTTGTGCTCAAAACGAAGGCGAACCCGTATTGCTAAAG GAGATGCCTGAGACACCCCAAACCATCAAAGATGAGACCGATCTCCTCTTCCTCTGGAGCAACCATGGCAGTATGCAACACTTCAAATCAGTTGCCCATCCCAAGCTGTATTTTGCCACAAAGGGAGAAAAACTGGTGCACCTGGCAAGGGGCCCGCCCTCTATCATTGACTTTCAGCTTTGA
- the IL1A gene encoding interleukin-1 alpha isoform X2 gives MAKVPDLFEDLKNCYSENEAYSSEIDHLSLNQKSFYDTSYEPLRQDCIDKYMSLNTPETSKTSKLTFKENVMMVAANGKILKNRWLSLNQFLTDDDLEDIADDTEEEIIKPRSAHYSFQSNMKYNFIKLIQQQYILNDALHQSIVLHPSGQYLMAAALNNLDEAVEFDIAAYTSGDDTQLPVTLRISKTQLFVCAQNEGEPVLLKAGQEECSALPVRIQ, from the exons TGAAAATGAAGCATACAGTTCCGAAATTGACCATCTGTCTCTGAATCAG AAGTCCTTCTATGATACAAGCTATGAACCACTTCGTCAGGACTGCATAGATAAATATATGTCTCTGAATACCCCTGAAACCTCTAAGACATCCAAGCTTACCTTCAAGGAAAATGTGATGATGGTGGCAGCCAACGGGAAGATTCTGAAGAACAGATGGTTGAGTTTAAATCAGTTCCTCACCGACGATGACCTGGAAGACATTGCCGATGATACAGAAGAAG AAATCATCAAGCCCAGATCAGCACATTACAGCTTCCAGAGCAACATGAAATACAACTTTATCAAGCTCATCCAACAGCAATACATCCTGAATGACGCCCTCCATCAAAGTATAGTTCTACATCCGTCAGGTCAATACCTCATGGCTGCTGCATTAAATAATCTGGATGAGGCAG TGGAATTTGACATAGCTGCTTATACATCAGGAGATGATACTCAACTTCCTGTGACTCTAAGAATCTCAAAAACTCAACTGTTTGTTTGTGCTCAAAACGAAGGCGAACCCGTATTGCTAAAG GCAGGACAAGAAGAATGTTCCGCCCTACCTGTCAGGATACAGTGA